GACTCAACCGCGCCGTCGGCGGCGACCAAACCGACCTTGCGCTCCTGATCGGTCACATCGACTGCCTCGACCGCTGTGTCGATGATGCTCACGAACTCGACCCCAACACCCGCCATGACCGCGGGCAGGAACGCATGAACGGTGTTGCAGGGCGAGACGATGAGCTCAGCGCCCGCCTCCTGCAGCCGGCGTACGCCGTCGGTCAGCCACGGCGAAGGATCCGTGCCGGCGCCGCGTACTGCAGCGAGCCGATCCGGCACGGTCGGGTCGGCCCACATCACCACGCGCAGATGGTCCTGGTCGGTACGAGCCGGAGTCGCCCGGACGAGCTTGTCGTAGAAGTCGACGGTCGCTGCCGGACCCATACCGCCGAGGATCCCGACGATCCGGGACGGCTGCATCTACTCGGTCCCGGTACCGAGTACGGCGTCCTGGTACGCGTACAGCGCGGGAGATCCGCCCGTGTGAACGAAGACGACATTGCTGTCGCGCTCGAACGCGCCGCTGCGCGCCAGATCGACGAGACCGGCCGCAGTCTTGCCCGTGTAGACCGGATCCAGCAGGATGCCTTCCGTACGCGCGAACAGCTGGATCGCCGCCGTCATCTCCGGGGTGGGCAGCGAGTACCCTGGGCCGACGTACTCGTCGCGGACCCGGACCGCCTCGGACGGGACCGCTCGGTCGGCGCCCGCCAGCTTCGACGTCGCGTTCGCGAGGTCCAGCAGCTTCGCCTCTTGTGGCGCCCGCTCGGCCCGGACACTGATCCCCGTCACCGGAATGCCCGCCTGGTTTCCGTACAGACCCGCAACCAGCCCGGCGTGCGTACCTCCCGAGCCGCTCGCACACACGACATGGTCGATCGGCAACGACTCCTCGAACGACTGCACAAGGAGCTCCTCAGCGCAGGAGACATAGCCGAGCGCACCAAGAGCGTTGGAGCCACCACCCGGGACGATGTACGGCTTACCGCCGCTCGCGGCGACGTCGGACGCGACGTCTTGCATCGCCGCCTCGAGGTCGGTGCCGCCCTCGACCACGGTGATGTCGTCGGCACCGAGCAGCCGGAACAACAGGTTGTTTCCGCTGGCGTCGGGGCTGTACGAGCCGGCGACGCGCTCCTCGAGTACGAGCCGGCAGCGCAGGCCCTCCTTGACCGCCGCGGCCAAAGTGAGCCGGCAGTGGTTCGACTGCACCGCGCCGGTCGTGATGATCGTGTCGGCGCCCTCGGCCAGTGCATCGGCCATCAGGAACTCGAGCTTGCGGGTCTTGTTGCCGCCGGCGCTCAGGCCGAGCAGATCGTCGCGCTTGATGAAGATCCTCGGTCCGCCGAGCTCCTCGCTCAGGCGCGGCAGGAGCTCGAGTGGGGTCTTTCCGGGCGTGTACGTCCGGCGGGGGATACGTGCGAGATGCATTGCAGTTCCTCTTCGGGTCAGATCGTGGTGCGGGACAGATCGGCCTCGGATGCGAACTTCCTGTTCCATCCGGTGAAGATCGAGATGAGTAGGACGATGAGCAGCGCCCACGAGTACGGGTTGAGCGCGGCCGCGCCGATCGACGGAGCGGGCAAGTCGTACTCCTTCGCCGTGGCGGCGACCGTGGAGAACCACACAATCACAGCGTTGTGCCAAGGCAACATGTAGAACGCCGTGTTGGCACTGCAGTCCATCAGGTTGGCGGTCCGGGCCGGAGCCAGGTTGTACTTCTCGCCGAGCGGCCGCCCGAGGGTCGGGCCGACCAGCAGGATCGCCGGCGCGTTCGCGCCGAGTGGGATCGTGAACACGAGCGTGATCATCGAGATCGCGAGCTCTGCACTGCGTACGCCCCGAGCCGCGTGGGTCTCGAGTCGCCGCAACAGTCGTGCCATGAGACCGCTGTCGGCGAGAACCTGCGCCAGCGCGAGGATGAACAGGACCAGCACGATCGCACCGGTGACCTTGGCGATACCGTCCTCGATCAGCCCGGTGGAGGCGCCTTCGGCGTCCGGCACAGAGAAGACGTCGCCCGGCGACATCTGACCCGTGACGATGCCGAGTGCGATCGTCGCCAGACTCCCCCACGTGAGCGCGGTGATGATGTGCTGGCCGCGCATCGCCAGCACGATCACCAGCAGGAACGGCGCGATCATGATGAGCCCGAGCGCTGTTGCATCAGCACCGACGACCCGCTCACTCATCTCTCCCCCGCCGCCGAACACCGCGAACACCACGGCGGCGACAGCAGCCGCCGACAACGACAACGGAAGACGAGATCTGACCACGTCGCCCATTCGGGCACCCGCGGTGTACGCGGAGCTGATGGTGGTGTCGGAGACCGGCGCGATGTTGTCGCCGAACGCTCCGCCGGCGATGATCGCAACCGCGAGCATCGTGGAGTCGGCGCCGAGGAACACGCCGGTGGGATAGAGCACCGGGGTCATCGCGATCACGGTGCCGACGCTGGTGCCAGTGCCGGCGGCGAACAGACAAGCGAGGACGAACGCCAGCACCGTGAAGGCGCTGCCCTGCACACCCGTCTCGAGCCCGAACCACAGCAGGCCGTCGACGAGGCCTGCGCCTTGCAGCAGGGCACCGAAAACGCCGGCAAAGATGAACGCGGTGATGATCACCGCACCGGTCTTGTCGCTCAAACCGCGGAGCAGCGACGCGGCGTACTCGCTCTTCGTCGTCGTGAGGAGGAAGCCGACGACGACCGCCGCCCAGCCTCCTACCCAGAAGCCCGAGATCGTCGCTCGCTCTGCGATGGACAGCACGACGAGAACTGCCACGAGTACCAGCGCAGGCACCACCGCCGTCGCT
The sequence above is drawn from the Nocardioidaceae bacterium SCSIO 66511 genome and encodes:
- a CDS encoding amino acid racemase translates to MQPSRIVGILGGMGPAATVDFYDKLVRATPARTDQDHLRVVMWADPTVPDRLAAVRGAGTDPSPWLTDGVRRLQEAGAELIVSPCNTVHAFLPAVMAGVGVEFVSIIDTAVEAVDVTDQERKVGLVAADGAVESELYQRALLAAGREAVLPSPSEQAELMRIIHAVKSGDHGQSERDALLAIFASLAAHGAGSVIVGCTELSVVVDDVRTDLRVVDAAEELARRTVIAAGRTADQT
- a CDS encoding D-cysteine desulfhydrase — protein: MHLARIPRRTYTPGKTPLELLPRLSEELGGPRIFIKRDDLLGLSAGGNKTRKLEFLMADALAEGADTIITTGAVQSNHCRLTLAAAVKEGLRCRLVLEERVAGSYSPDASGNNLLFRLLGADDITVVEGGTDLEAAMQDVASDVAASGGKPYIVPGGGSNALGALGYVSCAEELLVQSFEESLPIDHVVCASGSGGTHAGLVAGLYGNQAGIPVTGISVRAERAPQEAKLLDLANATSKLAGADRAVPSEAVRVRDEYVGPGYSLPTPEMTAAIQLFARTEGILLDPVYTGKTAAGLVDLARSGAFERDSNVVFVHTGGSPALYAYQDAVLGTGTE